From Candidatus Zixiibacteriota bacterium:
AGATCTATGGGAATTGCAAACCCTATGCCTATGTTAAAGCTCTGTCCTGTGGGATTGGTAATGGCTGCATTAATCCCTATGACTTTTCCCTCTATATTGCATAGAGGACCGCCGCTGTTGCCTGGATTTATTGCCGCATCGGTTTGAATATAATTTTGAAAAGCAGGACTTTCTCCTTCTCCGAAGCGTAAACCTTTCCTGCCTTTTGCACTGACTACTCCTACTGTCACTGTTCGGTCTAACCCCAACTGCGGAAACGGATTACCGATAGCGACCACCCAGTCACCTACCCGCATTGCGTCCGAGTCACCTAACTCCACGGTGGGCAGAGGCTTCCTGGTCTCTATTTTTATCACCGCTATATCGGTTTCGCTGTCTGTCCCCATCAGTTTAGCCTTGTACTCTGAGCCATCAGCTAACTTGACTGTGATGTTATCAGCTCCTGAAACCACATGGTTATTGGTGAGAATGTACCCGTTCTTGTCAAAGATAAAACCCGAACCCAGACTGTAGTCTTTGTATTTACGAGGAGTCTGGGGCTGCGGTATCTCCCCGAAGAATCTGCGGAAAAATGGATCGTTCTCAAAAGGGAATAGATCGTGATACCTGCTTTCCACAACTTTTTCAGCGCTGATATTCACCACTGCCGGACTAACCGCCTCTGCCACGGCTACAAAAGGACTCTCCTTCTCAAAAAGCTGAGCCAGTTTTGAGGGTGGTTCTGCCTGGTTAGTCTCAACTGCTTTGGAATGTTTAGAGAAATCCAGATTAGAGGCGATCAAAACCCCCACCAAGATAAATAACAAAGCAAAAAGGCCATAGAGC
This genomic window contains:
- a CDS encoding DegQ family serine endoprotease; protein product: MPSPKFNLRSKDVLLYGLFALLFILVGVLIASNLDFSKHSKAVETNQAEPPSKLAQLFEKESPFVAVAEAVSPAVVNISAEKVVESRYHDLFPFENDPFFRRFFGEIPQPQTPRKYKDYSLGSGFIFDKNGYILTNNHVVSGADNITVKLADGSEYKAKLMGTDSETDIAVIKIETRKPLPTVELGDSDAMRVGDWVVAIGNPFPQLGLDRTVTVGVVSAKGRKGLRFGEGESPAFQNYIQTDAAINPGNSGGPLCNIEGKVIGINAAITNPTGQSFNIGIGFAIPIDLAKTVLPRLAEGKQVSRGYLGIAPVNITKDLKDAFDLPSTEGLLVQQVQPNTPAAKAGMKTGDVILTLDGKKVADADQFRLQVAGLEPGKTIDLGILRNGKKMVLKVKLGERSKFLAATPQEKPQKQEEEQKDWLGIQVETATEDLASQFGVIYTKGVIVTGVDQGSIADDSGIQPGDIISEIDRKSVQTKEDYTRIIRGLKDRKKVIAFLIIRNGNSMYLVVKPE